In Oscillatoria sp. FACHB-1406, one DNA window encodes the following:
- a CDS encoding GAF domain-containing SpoIIE family protein phosphatase — translation MSAAPLPRQQPPSEPADESDTSFEATPVAALKDLVARLHREQNKVQNLLSSLGFALRSFNNLNQFLELVPLMAARVTDADGGALILFKANGQPSLSQIHCQEGYACQNIRTAIERAMQQSDRNAARVASSSPDSPALPVIKTPLDEQVKQFLDPEVKLFSTPIPVKSQERGRIYVFSSAPDYTWTVTRQRLVQLVADQTAVAISHHELTNELRQKERIDRELEIASEIQGHLLPNQCPEIEGASLAAAFKTANRIGGDYYDFIPTHPHPARRPSEENPLRTAAFIPWSIVIGDVMGKGVPAGLIMTMTRGMLRAEVLNRHSPARILQHLNQVMHPDLDTSHRFVTLFYSEYDPLTRVLSYSNAAHNPPLLWQAATGKLERLDTLGMLIGLEVDSEYEDAKIQLEPGDTILYYTDGLTDAANANGDRFDEENLALAFSLACQQGDKPQAILDALFNRIQQFVGSSNRHGDDMTAVVLQVELPDPQTQSALAPISLIP, via the coding sequence ATGAGTGCCGCTCCTCTTCCTCGCCAACAACCTCCCTCCGAACCCGCCGACGAATCGGATACCTCTTTCGAGGCGACTCCGGTAGCAGCGCTCAAAGATTTGGTCGCTCGCTTGCATCGGGAGCAAAATAAGGTTCAAAATCTCCTCAGTTCGTTAGGATTTGCCTTACGCAGCTTCAACAATCTCAATCAGTTCTTGGAATTGGTTCCGCTGATGGCGGCGCGAGTCACCGATGCAGACGGAGGAGCGTTAATTTTATTTAAAGCCAACGGCCAGCCGAGTTTGTCGCAAATTCACTGCCAAGAAGGGTATGCTTGTCAAAATATCCGTACCGCGATCGAGCGCGCCATGCAGCAAAGCGATCGCAACGCAGCGCGCGTAGCAAGCAGTAGTCCCGATTCTCCCGCGCTCCCCGTCATCAAAACTCCCCTTGACGAGCAAGTCAAGCAATTTCTCGACCCCGAAGTCAAGTTATTCTCTACACCAATCCCGGTAAAAAGTCAAGAGCGAGGGCGAATTTATGTTTTCAGCAGCGCGCCGGACTATACCTGGACGGTAACGCGCCAGCGACTCGTGCAACTGGTCGCCGATCAAACCGCCGTTGCTATCTCCCACCACGAACTCACTAACGAACTGCGCCAAAAAGAACGGATCGATCGCGAACTGGAAATCGCCTCGGAAATTCAAGGACACCTACTCCCCAACCAATGCCCCGAAATCGAAGGAGCGAGCTTAGCAGCAGCCTTTAAAACCGCCAATCGCATCGGCGGCGACTACTACGACTTTATCCCCACCCACCCCCATCCCGCACGCCGTCCCTCAGAAGAAAACCCCCTTCGTACCGCAGCCTTTATTCCGTGGAGTATCGTCATTGGCGATGTGATGGGGAAAGGCGTTCCCGCCGGATTAATCATGACAATGACGCGGGGAATGCTGCGCGCGGAAGTTCTCAACCGACACTCCCCTGCCCGCATCCTGCAACATCTCAATCAGGTGATGCACCCCGATCTCGACACCTCCCATCGATTTGTCACCCTCTTTTATTCGGAATACGATCCGCTCACGCGCGTCCTTTCTTATAGCAACGCCGCTCACAATCCCCCCCTATTGTGGCAAGCTGCAACTGGCAAGCTCGAACGCCTCGATACTTTAGGAATGCTGATCGGTTTAGAAGTCGATTCGGAGTACGAAGATGCCAAAATTCAATTAGAACCGGGGGATACGATTCTCTACTATACCGATGGGTTGACCGATGCCGCGAATGCAAACGGCGATCGCTTCGACGAAGAAAACCTCGCCCTAGCCTTTTCCCTCGCTTGTCAGCAAGGCGATAAACCGCAAGCCATTCTTGATGCTCTCTTCAATCGAATTCAACAGTTTGTCGGTTCGAGCAACCGTCACGGCGACGACATGACAGCAGTCGTGTTACAAGTTGAACTCCCAGACCCACAAACCCAGAGCGCCTTAGCGCCGATTAGTCTAATTCCCTAG
- the chlP gene encoding geranylgeranyl reductase, whose protein sequence is MVLRVAVVGGGPAGSSAAEVLAKAGIETYLFERKLDNAKPCGGAIPLCMVSEFDLPPEIIDRRVRKMKMISPSDIEVDINLDNQDEYIGMCRREVLDGFLRDRAAKLGANLINGTMYQLDLPNNSTDPYTLHYADHSNGNATGVMKTLKVDVVIGADGANSRVAKAIDAGDYNYAIAFQERIRLPEDKMAYYEDLAEMYVGTDVSPDFYAWVFPKYDHVAVGTGTMKVNKSMIKDLQTGIRTRAARKLEGGKIIKVEAHPIPEHPRPRRVVGRVALVGDAAGTVTKSSGEGIYFAAKSARMCAETIVETTNNGQRIPTEDDLKLYLKRWDKKYGMTYLVLDLLQRVFYRTDATREAFVEMCSDKDVQRLTFDSYLYKTVVPANPLIQMKITAKTIGSLLRGSALAP, encoded by the coding sequence TTGGTATTAAGGGTTGCTGTTGTCGGAGGAGGACCAGCCGGTTCCAGCGCGGCTGAAGTTCTCGCAAAAGCAGGGATCGAAACTTACCTGTTCGAGCGCAAGCTCGATAACGCCAAACCTTGTGGTGGGGCGATTCCTCTGTGTATGGTCAGCGAATTTGACCTGCCTCCCGAGATTATCGATCGCCGGGTGAGAAAAATGAAGATGATCTCGCCTTCGGATATTGAAGTCGATATTAATCTGGATAATCAAGACGAGTATATTGGAATGTGCCGTCGGGAAGTTCTTGATGGCTTTTTACGCGATCGCGCGGCAAAATTAGGGGCGAATCTCATCAACGGGACGATGTATCAACTCGATCTCCCCAACAATTCCACCGACCCCTACACCCTACACTACGCCGACCATTCTAACGGCAATGCCACGGGCGTGATGAAAACCCTCAAGGTTGATGTCGTCATCGGTGCAGATGGCGCGAACTCCCGGGTTGCCAAAGCGATCGATGCGGGCGACTATAATTACGCGATCGCCTTCCAAGAGCGCATTCGCCTCCCGGAAGATAAAATGGCCTACTACGAAGACCTGGCCGAAATGTACGTCGGAACGGACGTTTCCCCCGACTTCTACGCCTGGGTTTTCCCGAAATACGACCACGTTGCGGTCGGTACCGGAACTATGAAGGTCAACAAATCGATGATTAAAGACCTGCAAACCGGAATTCGCACCCGCGCTGCTCGCAAGCTCGAAGGTGGTAAAATTATTAAAGTTGAAGCGCACCCCATCCCCGAACATCCTCGCCCGCGTCGGGTTGTCGGTCGCGTTGCCCTCGTCGGCGATGCTGCGGGAACCGTTACGAAATCTTCCGGCGAAGGGATTTATTTCGCAGCAAAATCCGCACGGATGTGCGCTGAAACAATCGTTGAAACCACCAATAACGGTCAGCGCATTCCCACCGAAGACGACCTGAAACTTTATCTCAAACGTTGGGATAAGAAGTACGGAATGACCTATTTAGTGTTAGACCTTTTACAGCGCGTTTTCTATCGCACTGATGCGACTCGCGAAGCGTTTGTAGAAATGTGTTCCGACAAAGACGTACAGCGCCTAACGTTTGATAGCTATCTTTATAAAACCGTCGTTCCTGCAAATCCCCTCATTCAAATGAAGATTACGGCGAAAACGATTGGTAGCTTGTTGCGCGGTAGTGCGTTAGCGCCCTAG
- the recJ gene encoding single-stranded-DNA-specific exonuclease RecJ, giving the protein MLPDRRWKIADPDTEKVNALVEATGLFPLVAKVLVNRGINTPELAQVFIEPESEILPDPAEEFADLTKSVELLKDAIAQGEKIAICGDYDVDGMTSTALLLRALRHLGADVDYAIPSRMKDGYGINKRMVKELAKEGVGLILTVDNGIRAVEPIQLAVELGITVIITDHHELPEELPPADAILNPKTISSSSPYRGLAGVGVAYILAVATAQSLAGTTGLTSMLLDFFTLGTVADLAPLVGVNRRWLKRGLKRLHQSRVPGIQALIGVAGQEDSKKELKPDDIGFKLGPRINAIGRIGEPKLIIDLFTAEDLESAKPLAQECNQCNTTRQDLCKQIEFEAIALIEGEPGIDWRGQRVLVVFKEDWHHGVIGIVASRLVERYGVPTFICTYDDEGEGKIRGSARSIPEFHIAEALNYCDDLLGKHGGHQAAGGFSLEAKNFSAFEARLSEFAHQYLEPEHLKPLVTVDAEVDFDRITPQLYAQIDCLNPWGIGNPEPIFWTPNVRVLEQQVVKDAHLKFKFGQEIEGKVAVKSAIAWRWRTYFPFPARVDIAYKLKENEYKGERNIELELVGVRASSVASGTIAQRARFEHNGRSYLCNLLDGGEELRIKNPQGKVLSVRRGQRTGLLGMSREDAEEVMVTQAPYYEIVKAAKDAIAALEKSREVS; this is encoded by the coding sequence ATGTTGCCCGATCGACGGTGGAAAATTGCCGATCCCGATACTGAAAAAGTCAATGCTTTAGTGGAGGCAACGGGTTTATTTCCTTTAGTTGCCAAAGTGCTAGTAAATCGCGGCATTAACACCCCAGAATTGGCGCAAGTTTTTATCGAACCAGAAAGCGAAATTTTGCCCGATCCGGCTGAAGAGTTTGCGGATTTAACTAAAAGTGTAGAATTATTGAAAGACGCGATCGCGCAAGGAGAAAAGATAGCGATTTGCGGCGATTATGATGTCGATGGGATGACCAGCACTGCTTTATTATTGCGCGCACTGCGGCATTTAGGGGCGGATGTTGATTATGCAATTCCCAGCCGCATGAAAGATGGCTACGGCATCAATAAACGTATGGTTAAGGAATTAGCGAAGGAGGGTGTCGGTTTAATTTTAACAGTTGATAACGGCATTCGGGCAGTCGAACCGATTCAACTCGCTGTCGAACTTGGTATTACTGTTATTATTACCGACCATCACGAACTGCCCGAAGAACTTCCTCCCGCCGATGCTATTCTAAATCCTAAAACGATTAGTTCTTCTTCTCCTTATCGCGGTTTGGCGGGCGTAGGCGTTGCTTATATTTTAGCAGTAGCGACGGCACAAAGTTTGGCAGGAACTACGGGCTTAACTTCCATGCTGCTTGACTTTTTTACGCTCGGAACTGTTGCCGATTTAGCGCCGTTAGTGGGGGTAAATCGCCGCTGGTTAAAACGGGGATTAAAGCGATTGCATCAGTCTAGAGTTCCGGGCATTCAAGCTTTGATTGGAGTGGCGGGACAAGAAGATAGTAAAAAGGAGTTAAAGCCGGATGATATTGGTTTTAAGTTAGGGCCTAGAATAAACGCGATCGGACGAATTGGCGAGCCGAAATTAATTATCGATCTATTTACTGCTGAAGATTTAGAATCGGCTAAACCTTTAGCACAAGAATGCAATCAATGCAACACGACGCGCCAAGATTTGTGCAAACAAATTGAGTTTGAAGCGATTGCTTTAATTGAAGGCGAACCGGGTATTGATTGGCGAGGACAGCGCGTTCTAGTTGTTTTTAAGGAAGATTGGCATCACGGTGTAATTGGGATTGTTGCGTCGCGTTTGGTGGAACGTTACGGCGTTCCGACTTTTATTTGTACTTACGATGATGAAGGGGAAGGAAAAATTCGGGGTTCGGCGCGATCGATTCCAGAATTTCATATTGCGGAAGCTTTAAATTATTGTGATGACTTATTAGGCAAACATGGGGGACATCAAGCAGCGGGCGGCTTTAGTTTGGAGGCGAAAAACTTTTCAGCTTTTGAAGCGAGATTGAGCGAGTTTGCCCATCAATATTTGGAACCGGAACATTTAAAGCCCCTGGTTACGGTCGATGCAGAAGTCGATTTCGATCGCATTACCCCCCAGTTGTACGCGCAAATCGATTGTCTCAATCCTTGGGGAATCGGCAACCCCGAACCCATTTTTTGGACTCCTAATGTGCGAGTATTAGAGCAACAAGTGGTTAAGGACGCGCATCTTAAGTTTAAGTTCGGGCAAGAAATTGAAGGAAAAGTTGCGGTAAAAAGCGCGATCGCGTGGCGCTGGAGAACCTACTTTCCTTTTCCCGCTCGCGTTGACATCGCCTATAAACTAAAGGAAAATGAGTATAAAGGCGAGAGGAATATCGAACTCGAATTAGTGGGCGTGCGGGCGAGTTCTGTGGCTTCGGGGACGATCGCTCAAAGAGCGCGGTTTGAGCATAACGGGCGTTCTTATCTTTGTAATTTGTTGGACGGCGGCGAAGAATTAAGGATTAAAAATCCTCAAGGGAAAGTTTTATCCGTGCGGCGCGGACAGCGAACGGGTTTATTAGGGATGAGTCGAGAAGATGCGGAGGAAGTGATGGTAACGCAGGCTCCTTATTATGAGATTGTTAAGGCGGCAAAAGACGCGATCGCGGCATTGGAAAAAAGCAGAGAGGTTTCCTAA
- a CDS encoding glutaredoxin family protein: MHLILYSKPGCHLCEGLQEKLEQIESFDLELEVRDITTREDWFEAYQYEVPVLTLPQPEGEALIPRPSPRLSVAQLERMLQKYLGPSA, from the coding sequence ATGCACTTGATCCTTTACAGCAAACCGGGGTGTCACCTCTGCGAGGGACTCCAAGAAAAACTCGAACAGATTGAAAGTTTCGATCTCGAACTCGAAGTCCGCGATATTACGACGCGCGAGGACTGGTTCGAGGCGTATCAGTACGAAGTTCCGGTTCTGACGCTACCCCAACCCGAAGGCGAAGCGCTAATTCCCCGTCCTTCGCCGCGCCTTTCCGTCGCCCAATTGGAGCGAATGTTACAGAAATATTTAGGGCCTTCGGCGTAA
- a CDS encoding UDP-N-acetylmuramoyl-L-alanyl-D-glutamate--2,6-diaminopimelate ligase: MKLRELLAKIPGITFLPEHPALDKELQGISTNSHACQAGDLFIGMPGTRVDGGEFWESAIAAGAIAALISPHAAGQSPPTPDACIILAEDMPKTCAAVATAFYNSPARRMKMVGVTGTNGKTTTTHLIEFLLRESQKPTALLGTLYARWPGYEETAVHTTPFAVELQKQLDDAANAGSDFAVMEVSSHALDQSRVLGCTFEVAVFTNLTQDHLDYHETMENYFAAKALLFSPDYLAGRAIVNLDDAYGKRLLETLPTEKTWSYSLSEPSADLWTSDLTYESDGVSGVLHTPAGEAEFQSPLVGQYNIANLLAAVGAALHLGLELEQVVKLLPHFNGVPGRMERVQISPEQDISVIVDYAHTPDSLENLLKAARPFIRGKEICVFGCGGDRDRTKRPIMGKIAAELSDVAVVTSDNPRTEDPERILEDILAGIPESVQPKVFSDRAAAIRAAILEAEPGDGVLIAGKGHEDYQILGTEKIHFDDREQAREALQVRMQ; the protein is encoded by the coding sequence ATGAAATTGCGCGAGTTATTAGCAAAAATTCCTGGAATTACCTTCCTTCCCGAACATCCCGCCCTAGACAAAGAACTCCAGGGAATCAGCACAAATTCTCACGCTTGTCAAGCAGGCGATCTATTTATCGGAATGCCAGGAACGCGCGTGGATGGTGGCGAATTTTGGGAAAGCGCGATCGCAGCGGGCGCAATCGCAGCTTTAATTTCCCCCCACGCCGCAGGGCAATCGCCTCCCACTCCCGATGCTTGCATCATCCTCGCCGAAGATATGCCGAAAACCTGCGCTGCGGTAGCAACGGCGTTTTACAACTCTCCCGCCCGACGAATGAAAATGGTAGGAGTGACGGGAACCAACGGCAAAACCACCACCACGCACTTAATCGAATTCCTTCTGCGCGAATCCCAAAAACCCACCGCCTTGTTAGGAACACTCTACGCGCGTTGGCCCGGTTACGAAGAAACAGCCGTTCACACCACCCCCTTTGCCGTAGAATTGCAAAAACAACTCGACGATGCTGCCAATGCAGGCAGCGATTTCGCGGTGATGGAAGTCAGTTCCCATGCGTTAGATCAAAGTCGCGTGTTGGGATGTACCTTTGAAGTCGCGGTGTTTACTAACCTCACCCAAGATCACCTCGACTATCACGAAACGATGGAGAACTATTTTGCAGCAAAGGCGTTGCTTTTTAGTCCCGATTATCTCGCCGGACGCGCGATTGTTAACCTCGACGATGCTTACGGCAAACGCTTGCTAGAAACGCTACCGACTGAAAAAACCTGGAGTTATAGCCTCAGCGAACCGAGTGCCGATTTGTGGACGAGCGATTTAACTTACGAGTCGGATGGGGTAAGCGGGGTGCTGCATACGCCCGCAGGCGAGGCTGAGTTTCAATCGCCCCTCGTCGGTCAGTATAATATTGCTAACCTGCTGGCGGCGGTGGGCGCGGCACTGCATCTCGGTTTGGAGTTAGAGCAAGTCGTTAAATTACTCCCCCATTTCAATGGCGTTCCCGGGCGGATGGAACGAGTCCAAATTTCCCCAGAACAGGATATTAGCGTCATTGTGGACTACGCTCACACGCCGGATAGTTTAGAGAATTTACTGAAGGCAGCGCGTCCGTTTATACGCGGTAAAGAGATTTGCGTATTTGGATGCGGGGGCGATCGCGATCGCACCAAACGCCCGATTATGGGGAAAATTGCCGCCGAACTCTCCGATGTTGCTGTCGTTACTTCCGATAATCCGCGTACCGAAGATCCGGAGCGGATTTTAGAAGATATTTTGGCAGGGATTCCGGAAAGCGTACAGCCGAAAGTCTTTAGCGATCGCGCGGCAGCCATTCGTGCGGCGATTTTAGAAGCAGAACCAGGAGACGGCGTTCTGATTGCCGGAAAAGGGCATGAAGATTATCAAATTTTAGGCACGGAGAAAATCCATTTCGACGATCGCGAACAGGCGCGAGAAGCATTGCAGGTGCGAATGCAATGA